A DNA window from Centroberyx gerrardi isolate f3 chromosome 5, fCenGer3.hap1.cur.20231027, whole genome shotgun sequence contains the following coding sequences:
- the appl1 gene encoding DCC-interacting protein 13-alpha codes for MPGIEKLPIEETLEDSPQTRSLLGVFEEDAAAISNYSAQLYQAMQRIYDAQNELSAATHLTSKLLKEYDKQRFPLGGDDEVMSSTLQQFAKVIDELSSCHAVLSTQLADAMMFPITQFKERDLKEILTLKEVFQISSDDHDMAINRFSRLSKRRDNDKVRAEVVEDVYTSRKKQHQTMMHYFCSLNTLQYKKKIALLEPLLGYMQAQISFFKLGSENLTQQWEDFLGTIGTSVQNVRREMEEDVGQMQQTIQQMEQSCDPLYAPCDPDPAHSPVCRSLTRKQGYLYTRNKTGLVSSSWERQYFFTQGGNLLCQGRGQVAGGLLMDIDNASVMAVDCDDRRFCFQVTSFDGKKVATLQAESRKDCEEWIATINNISKRIYLSENAEELAARVNQSALEAVTPSPSFQQRHESMRPSSKGRAGRASSVSSVGSESSPALSALSLDALVDPETPIQFDIISPVSEENTGQSKTTHTGRRSNPFGESGDTASEDSEDSILHQLFIVRFLGCMEVRSAEAAEVVSETMRQILAARAIHNVFRMTESHLLVTCDCLKLIDPQTQVTRLRFPLSSVVQCSSHQDNRRLFGFVLQTPGGRGDGRAVCYIFESNNDGEKICDSVGLAKQIAFHSEMDRKAVEKKKEQDKAKEKQQEELSKQRQIEKDLEEQSRLIAASTRPANTPASDGQFLVLSNSQSEDSDAGEEGKKKGESEA; via the exons ATGCCCGGGATAGAGAAGCTGCCCATAGAGGAGACTCTGGAGGACAGTCCGCAG acgCGCTCTCTGCTGGGAGTGTTTGAGGAGGATGCTGCAGCGATCTCCAACTACTCCGCACAGCTCTACCAGGCCATGCAGAGGATCTATGacgcacag AATGAGCTGAGTGCTGCAACCCACCTGACCTCCAAACTGCTGAAGGAGTACGACAAACAG CGTTTTCCTCTGGGGGGCGATGACGAGGTGATGAGCTCCACCCTGCAGCAGTTCGCCAAAGTCATCGACGAG TTGAGTTCCTGTCATGCTGTCTTGTCCACCCAGCTTGCGGACGCCATGATGTTTCCCATCACTCAGTTTAAAGAGAGAGACCTGAAGG agatCCTGACTCTGAAGGAAGTCTTCCAGATATCCAGTGATG aTCATGACATGGCCATTAACAGATTCAGCCGTCTGTCTAAGAGGAGGGACAACGACAAG gtgcgGGCGGAGGTGGTGGAGGACGTCTACACCTCCCGCAAGAAGCAGCACCAGACCATGATGCACTACTTCTGCTCGCTGAACACGCTGCAGTACAAGAAGAAGATCGCACTGCTGGAGCCGCTGCTGGGCTACATGCAGgcccag atcagTTTCTTTAAGCTGGGTTCAGAGAATCTCACCCAGCAGTGGGAGGACTTCCTGGGAACCATAGGAACCAGCGTCCAGaa cgtGCGtcgagagatggaggaggatgtgggCCAGATGCAGCAGACCATCCAGCAGATGGAGCAGTCATGTGACCCCCTGTACGCACCATGTGACCCTGACCCCGCCCACTCACCTGTCTGCCGCAGCCTGACCAGGAAGCAGGGCTACCTGTACACCCGCaa TAAGACAGGTCTGGTGTCGTCGTCCTGGGAGCGGCAGTACTTCTTCACGCAGGGCGGGAACCTGCTGTGTCAGGGGCGGGGCCAGGTGGCGGGCGGCCTGCTCATGGACATCGACAACGCCTCCGTCATGGCGGTCGACTGCGACGACCGACGCTTCTGCTTCCAGGTCACTTCCTTCGACGGCAAGAA AGTGGCCACGCTGCAGGCAGAGAGCAGGAAGGACTGTGAGGAG tgGATCGCCACCATCAACAACATCTCCAAGAGGATCTACCTGAGCGAGAACGCAGAG GAACTGGCAGCCAGAGTGAACCAATCAGCTCTCGAGGCCGTGACGCCATCACCGTCCTTCCAGCAGAGACACGAGAGCATGAGACCCAGCAG tAAGGGGCGTGCGGGGCGAGCGAGCAGCGTCAGCTCCGTGGGCTCAGAGTCATCGCCCGCCCTCTCTGCGCTCTCATTGGACGCCCTGGTCGACCCGGAAACGCCCATCCAGTTCGACATCATTTCCCCCGTCAGCGAGGAGAACACAGGACAGAGCAAGACAACACACACCGGCAg gagGAGTAACCCGTTTGGAGAGTCAGGAGACACTGCATCAGAAGACAGCGAAG ACTCCATCCTGCACCAGCTGTTCATCGTTCGCTTCCTGGGCTGCATGGAGGTGCGGAGCGCCGAGGCAGCGGAGGTCGTCTCTGAGACCATGAGGCAGATCCTGGCCGCCAGAGCCATCCACAACGTGTTCAGGATGACCGAGTCGCACCTGCTGGTCACCTGCGACTGCCTTAA GCTCATTGATCCTCAGACACAAGTTACTCGACTCAGG tttcctCTGTCCAGTGTAGTTCAGTGTTCATCCCATCAGGACAACAGGAGGCTGTTTGGTTTCGTTCTGCAGACGCCAGGCGGGCGGGGCGACGGACGGGCCGTCTGCTACATCTTCGAGTCCAACAACGACGGAGAGAAG ATCTGTGACAGTGTGGGCCTGGCCAAGCAGATAGCCTTCCACTCTGAGATG gaccgTAAAGCGGTGGAAAAGAAGAAGGAGCAGGACAAGGCCaaggagaagcagcaggaggaactcagcaaacagagacagatagagaag GACCTGGAGGAGCAGAGCCGTCTGATCGCCGCCTCGACTCGCCCTGCCAACACCCCCGCCTCTGACGGACAGTTCCTGGTGCTtagcaacagccaatcagaagacagcGATGccggggaggaggggaagaagaagggCGAATCAGAAGCCTAA